A stretch of the Aphis gossypii isolate Hap1 chromosome 2, ASM2018417v2, whole genome shotgun sequence genome encodes the following:
- the LOC114120411 gene encoding uncharacterized protein LOC114120411 — translation MWNSEGKTLNENNSGHCKTIFKQTLKFTKDIPEQKISPEGFLIRDCGCVMRFLPNLDNKLNKNKLQLTTISKNQNQKNISYTHHRNNLNQTKVISTKMYQSTFWMEPRIVPIKYTTELNFNLESPIKRFTETIDLQMKLVPCPYIQQIGTTKRFKTSIETKIQSEYILPLDTTI, via the exons atgTGGAATTCAGAAGGGAAAACactgaatgaaaataatagtgGACactgtaaaacaatattcaaacaaactttaaaatttaccaaAGATATACCGGAACAAAAAATTTCACCTGAAGGATTTTTAATACGAGACTGTGGTTGCGTCATGCGTTTTTTAcctaatttagataataaattaa ataagaataaattacaacTTACAACCATTAGCAAGAACCAAAATCAGAAAAACATCAGCTATACACACcatcgtaataatttaaatcaaacaaaagttatttcaacaaaaat gtatCAATCAACATTTTGGATGGAACCAAGAATAGTCCCTATTAAGTATACAACTGAACTAAATTTCAACTTGGAATCTCCCATAAAAAGATTTACAGAAACAATTGATTTACAG ATGAAATTAGTTCCTTGTCCATATATTCAGCAAATTGGGACTACAAAACGTTTCAAAACATCAATCGAGACAAAAATCCAATCAGAGTACATACTTCCATTAGATACTACTATTTAG
- the LOC114120409 gene encoding rab5 GDP/GTP exchange factor translates to MMSIKKGNFRIGEAELKCKRANGCDYYGNPQWDGFCSKCYKDIQKHRRMNASPKKIPINKTTTKQDLKKVGLTEKKSKLSYLKMFNTIKSKDEISEKSKKDYDPLIAKKLDQVDAEYLSILSETKSLRTELKKQIRNFCQMMMMSHLQSPVDIQSELTQHFYQNILDMLNNNYSYDEMSHEKKEKILDYTEKYSMIKLYKFLFCMTLADEEEDLAIQKRIRQLNWVNAKHLDCDIDKTNAQIIELVYKAILELLDMDSATAPQDKLACVVRCCRHIFGVLQGGNNGMKGPASADDFLPVLIFVVLKANPVRLKSNLHYVTRFCNATRLMSGEAGYYFTNLCCAVSFIENINAELLSMNTEEFEQYMNGTLVSDTWDSALIICEGMHQMFEQLALLADLKRRNIMIVDDALKLKNEMSNFKDNFMDQFAVLKEVYTVIDDCDETNKNTSVSIDDYDPICSSLSPWTMTPQVIQPAERTRTSSSCTDVDSWDIHSAETVSLHSLDACFNMPQENNEIAGSSSEPTINVQPQLDEIQEISIQGWQIPSIPCETGGKEITNSKMNTQ, encoded by the exons atgatGTCAATTAAAAAAGGCAATTTTCGCATTGGTGAAGctgaattaaaatgtaaaagagCAAACGGATGTGATTATTACGGTAACCCACAGTGGGATGGattttgttcaaaatgttataaagaCATACAAAAACATAGACGAATGAATGCTTCTCCTAA aaaaataccAATTAACAAGACTACTACAAaacaagatttaaaaaaagttggtttaactgaaaaaaaatctaaattgtcatacctgaaaatgtttaatactattaaatccAAAG atgaaatatctgaaaaatctaaaaaagatTATGATCCACTTATTGCTAAAAAATTGGACCAAGTAGATGCagaatatttatctattttatctgAAACAAAATCCTTGCGCACagaattgaaaaaacaaattcgCAATTTTTGTCAAATGATGATGATGTCACATTTACAAAGCCCTGTTGATATTCAGTCTGAACTCACTCAACATTtctatcaaaatattctggATAtgctgaataataattattcttatgatg aAATGAGTCatgaaaagaaagaaaaaattttggattatacagaaaaatactctatgataaaattatataagtttttgttCTGTATGACTTTGGCTGATGAAGAGGAAGATTTGGCTATACAGAAACG GATTCGTCAGTTAAATTGGGTTAATGCTAAACATCTAGACTGTGATATTGATAAGACTAATGCTCAGATTATTGAATTAGTATATAAAGCAATACTAGAATTATTAGATATGGATTCAGCTACAGCACCACAAGACAAACTGGCATGTGTTGTTAGATGCTGTCGACATATATTTGGAGTTTTGCAAGGTGGAAACAATGGAATGAAAGGACCTGCATCTGCTGATGATTTCTTGCCTGTCCTCATATTTGTTGTTCTCAAAGCAAATCCTGTTAGACTTAAATCGAATTTGCATTATGTAACTAGATTTTGTAATGCTACAAGGCTGATGTCTGGAGAAGctggatattattttaccaaccTG TGTTGTGCTGtatcatttattgaaaatattaatgcagAACTTCTTAGTATGAATACTGAAGAATTCGAGCAGTATATGAATGGAACATTAGTTTCTGATACCTGGGATTCTGCGTTAATTATATgtgaa GGGATGCATCAAATGTTTGAACAATTGGCATTATTAGCAGATTTAAAAAGGAGAAATATAATGATTGTTGATGATGCATTAAAGCTTAAGAACGAAATGTCTAATTTTaag gATAATTTCATGGACCAATTTGCAGTATTAAAAGAAGTTTATACTGTTATTGATGACTGTgatgaaacaaataaaaacacgtCTGTTAGTATTGATGATTATGACCCTATATGTTCCAGTTTATCCCCGTGGACTATGACACCACAG gttaTTCAACCTGCAGAAAGAACTCGTACAAGTTCTTCTTGTACAGATGTCGATTCTTGGGACATCCATTCTGCCGAAACAGTGTCATTGCATTCATTAGATGCTTGTTTTAATATGCCacaagaaaataatgaaattgctGGAAGCAGTTCAGAACCTACAATAAACGTACAACCTCAGTTAGATGAAATTCAG gAAATATCTATACAAGGATGGCAAATACCTAGTATACCATGTGAAACTGGAGGAAAAGAAATTACCAactcaaaaatgaatacacaataa
- the LOC114120408 gene encoding ras-related protein Rab-18-B-like: MDPSVLTTLKILLIGQSGVGKSCLLCRFTDDTFNEDNSVTIGVDFKMKKITVDNNNIKLALWDTAGQERFRTLTPNYYRDGQGAVLVYDVSNRDSFTCLETWINELNRYSTKTNIIKMVVGNKIDQERQVTREEGIAFARRHQTLFIETSAKTKEGVYMAFEELVRKIINTPSLWEKPEDANVVRCNDDHSVSEEKYCYC; encoded by the exons atggatCCATCAGTTTTAACaacattgaaaattttattaattggtcAAAGTGGAGTTGGAAAATCATG tttgTTATGCAGATTTACAGATGATACATTTAATGAAGACAATTCAGTCACTATTGGtgtagattttaaaatgaaaaaaataactgttgataataataatattaaattagccTTAtgg GACACAGCTGGACAAGAAAGGTTTCGTACACTCACTCCAAATTATTACCGTGATGGTCAAGGTGCTGTACTTGTTTATGATGTTTCAAACCGGGATTCATTTACATGCTTAGAAACATGGATTAATGAACTAAATAGATATTCTACGAAAaccaatatcattaaaatggtCGTTGGTAACAAAATTGATCAG gAAAGACAAGTCACTCGAGAAGAAGGAATTGCTTTTGCTCGTCGTcatcaaacattatttattgaaactagTGCTAAGACAAAAGAAGGAGTTTATATGGCTTTTGAAGAATTAGTTAGAAAA ataataaatacaccAAGCTTATGGGAAAAGCCTGAAGATGCCAATGTTGTTCGGTGTAATGATGATCATTCAGTATCGgaggaaaaatattgttattgttaa
- the LOC114120479 gene encoding ribosomal RNA-processing protein 7 homolog A produces MEDCVGFKVLPVKVNENSKVIRNLFLKMHLTRDKCAQKPEYQTLFVVGVPEFCNQKIMKHAFRRCGKVKSVFFHNEPTPIEPEVLPSKYFIPKSIKGFKVAYVVFAHTSGLENALSLKCTESEPFILSTQSAPITNIVNRWCENYNDNIVDVRELQSEIDTYMSEYDKTSAARIQIEKETVDNEDEDGWKTVSKKGRNPGFARKEAIKNNIMKNEAKKKIKKTLKNFYRFQIKETKINQLMELRNKFDNDKSKIELLKQSRKFKPF; encoded by the exons ATGGAAGACTGTGTTGGCTTTAAAG TTCTCCCAGTGAAAGTCAATGAAAATTCCAAAGTTattcgtaatttatttttaaaaatgcatttaaccAGGGACAAATGTGCTCAAAAACCAGAATATCAGACATTGTTTGTGGTCGGTGTTCCTGAATTCTGCAATCAa aaaattatgaaaCATGCATTTCGCCGCTGTGGTAAAGTAAAATCTGTATTTTTTCACAATGAACCCACTCCAATTGAGCCAGAAGTATTaccatcaaaatatttcattccaAAATCGATTAAA gGTTTTAAAGTGGCTTATGTTGTGTTTGCACATACATCTGGCTTAGAAAATGCATTATCACTGAAATGTACTGAAAGTGAACCTTTTATATTGTCCACGCAATCTGCTCCTATCACAAATATAGTTAACC gatggTGTGAAAATTACAATGACAATATTGTTGACGTAAGAGAATTACAATCTGAGATTGATACATATATGTCTGAATATGATAAAACATCAGCAGCACGAATACAGATTGAAAAGGAAACAGTTGACAATGAAGACGAAGATGGGTGGAAAACTGTttctaaaaa AGGGCGAAATCCTGGATTTGCACGCAAAgaagctattaaaaataacataatgaaaaatgagGCTAAGAAAAAGATAAAGAAAACACTGAAAAACTTTTATCGATTTCAAATTaaagaaactaaaataaatc AATTGATGGAGTTACGCAACAAGTTTGATAAtgacaaatcaaaaattgaattactgAAGCAAAGCAGAAAATTTAaacctttttaa
- the LOC114120428 gene encoding guanine nucleotide-binding protein G(s) subunit alpha: MGCFGSAAAKTDHDDAKKGKQTNKRINQQLQKDKQVYRATHRLLLLGAGESGKSTIVKQMRILHVNGFSEEEKKQKIEDIKKNIRDAILTITGAMSTLTPPVQLEHPENQFRVDYMQDVASQHNFEYTTEFYEHTEILWKDRGVQSCFDRSNEYQLIDCAKYFLDQVHIIKQLNYTPSEQDILRCRVLTSGIFETRFQVEKVNFHMFDVGGQRDERRKWIQCFNDVTAIIFVTACSSYNMVLREDPTQNRLRESLDLFRSIWNNRWLRTISVILFLNKQDLLAEKIKAGKSRLEDYFAEFTRYQTPMDATPDPGEDPPVIRAKYFIRDEFLRISTASGEGKHYCYPHFTCAVDTENIRRVFNDCRDIIQRMHLRQYELL; this comes from the exons ATGGGGTGTTTTGGAAGCGCCGCGGCCAAGACGGACCACGACGATGCGAAAAAGGGCAAGCAGACGAACAAAAGGATAAACCAGCAGCTGCAAAAGGACAAACAGGTGTACAGGGCCACACACAGATTACTGTTGTTGG gagCTGGAGAATCTGGTAAAAGCACAATTGTTAAACAAATGCGAATATTGCACGTAAATGGATTTAGTGaaga agaaaagaaacaaaaaattgaagatattaaaaaaaatattagagatGCCATATTG acaaTTACAGGTGCCATGAGCACACTCACCCCACCAGTACAATTAGAACACCCAGAAAATCAGTTTAGAGTCGATTACATGCAAGATGTTGCCTCCCAACATAACTTTGAATATACGACG gaGTTTTATGAACACACAGAAATACTGTGGAAAGATAGAGGTGTACAGTCTTGTTTTGACAGATCTAATGAATATCAACTCATTGACTGTGCAAAATA ttttctCGATCAAGTACACATTATCAAGCAACTAAATTATACCCCTTCGGaacaa gataTACTTAGGTGTCGTGTTTTAACTTCTGGTATATTTGAAACACGATTTCAAgttgaaaaagtaaattttca tatgtttGATGTGGGAGGCCAAAGAGATGAAAGGCGTAAATGGATACAGTGTTTTAATGATGTCACTGCCATCATATTTGTGACTGCTTGTAGTAGTTACAATATGGTCCTTAGGGAGGATCCCACTCAAAATCGACTCCGTGAGTCATTAGACTTATTCAGAAGCATATGGAACAacag atGGTTGAGAACGATATCAGTAATATTGTTTCTGAATAAACAAGACTTATTAGCCGAAAAAATCAAGGCTGGTAAATCTCGGCTAGAAGATTATTTCGCCGAATTCACCCGTTACCAAACGCCAATGGATGCTACTCCTGATCCAGGAGAAGACCCGCCAGTTATTCGCGCCAAATATTTCATCCGAGATGAGTTCctt cGCATCAGTACTGCCAGTGGCGAGGgtaaacattattgttatccACATTTCACTTGCGCTGTTGACACTGAGAACATCAGACGTGTGTTCAATGACTGTCGCGACATCATACAGAGGATGCACCTGCGCCAGTACGAGTTGCTATGA